A window from Rhizosphaericola mali encodes these proteins:
- a CDS encoding geranylgeranylglycerol-phosphate geranylgeranyltransferase encodes MKRFKAFFQLIRLPNLVFIALTQILFHFFVIRPVLDKGHIISSLRGHNLAILIFATISITAAGFIINDYFDLNGDLIRRSKSVVIGKYIHRHWALACHITMSLFGIALGFYLDFTSTIYFLGLFNFCCTFLLFVYSIALKKRPLLGNVLISLLTSWVIIVCTWCETLGIYHSGNIVDASKITRLTLMYAGFAFIISIIREALKDLEDIDIDRKLKYDTMPIKWGVNASRVFIIVWMIVMIGALSAFFFYLLIIKRWIGAGYCAVFLIAPMLILFFKFLKAKNRKDFKWVRSKIKWVMLLGILSMLIIQSKY; translated from the coding sequence TTGAAAAGATTCAAAGCCTTTTTTCAACTGATTAGGTTGCCAAATTTGGTTTTTATAGCCCTGACTCAAATACTATTTCACTTTTTTGTCATTCGACCAGTGTTGGATAAAGGTCATATTATTTCTTCTTTGCGAGGACATAATTTGGCGATTTTGATATTTGCTACGATTTCCATTACGGCTGCTGGATTTATCATTAATGATTATTTTGACCTTAATGGTGATCTTATTCGTCGTTCCAAAAGTGTCGTCATCGGTAAATACATACATCGACATTGGGCCTTAGCATGCCATATTACGATGTCTTTATTTGGTATAGCTTTGGGATTTTATTTGGATTTTACGAGTACGATTTATTTTCTTGGGTTATTTAATTTCTGTTGTACATTTTTACTATTTGTATATTCCATCGCATTGAAAAAGCGACCATTATTGGGAAATGTATTGATTTCTTTATTGACATCTTGGGTGATTATCGTATGTACTTGGTGCGAAACTTTGGGTATTTATCATTCGGGAAATATCGTTGATGCGAGTAAGATTACCAGATTGACCTTGATGTACGCGGGATTTGCATTTATCATTTCCATAATACGAGAGGCGTTAAAAGATTTAGAAGATATTGATATTGATCGAAAATTGAAGTATGACACGATGCCTATCAAATGGGGCGTCAACGCATCAAGAGTTTTTATAATAGTTTGGATGATTGTGATGATCGGCGCATTGTCAGCCTTTTTCTTTTATTTATTAATTATCAAGCGTTGGATTGGAGCAGGATATTGTGCTGTGTTTTTGATAGCACCGATGTTGATTTTGTTTTTCAAATTTTTGAAAGCAAAAAATCGCAAAGATTTCAAATGGGTACGTTCCAAAATAAAATGGGTGATGTTGCTCGGTATACTTTCTATGTTAATTATTCAATCTAAATATTAA
- a CDS encoding Maf family nucleotide pyrophosphatase: MISNFPPIILASQSPRRKKILELANVPFDVVVSHSDENFPSELAPELVPVFIAKNKAIAVWEKINAKKDAIVIAADTVVIVDGNILGKPKDRAEAIAFLESMSGKNHAVVTGVFLLSKEKEERFFEETKVYFKKLTLEEIEYYVDRFQPYDKAGAYGIQEWIGLIGIEKIDGDFYNVMGLPANKLLQTLEAFIG, encoded by the coding sequence ATGATTTCCAATTTCCCTCCGATTATACTTGCATCTCAATCGCCTCGACGCAAAAAGATATTGGAATTGGCCAATGTTCCTTTTGATGTTGTAGTGAGTCATAGTGATGAAAATTTTCCATCAGAATTAGCGCCCGAATTAGTACCGGTTTTTATTGCAAAAAATAAAGCCATTGCAGTTTGGGAAAAAATCAATGCGAAAAAAGATGCTATTGTAATTGCTGCAGATACGGTAGTAATTGTGGATGGAAATATCTTAGGCAAACCAAAAGATCGAGCTGAAGCAATTGCGTTTTTGGAATCTATGTCTGGTAAAAATCATGCTGTCGTAACGGGTGTATTTCTATTAAGTAAGGAAAAAGAAGAACGTTTTTTTGAAGAGACTAAAGTTTATTTTAAAAAGTTGACTTTGGAAGAAATTGAATATTATGTGGATCGTTTTCAACCATATGACAAGGCGGGTGCTTATGGTATCCAAGAATGGATTGGGTTGATAGGAATTGAGAAAATTGATGGAGATTTTTATAATGTTATGGGATTGCCAGCCAATAAATTACTACAAACATTGGAAGCATTTATTGGCTAG
- a CDS encoding 3-keto-disaccharide hydrolase: protein MNLKYVGLSSLFMLGISTNIFAQKPEDTEVYSPVPAKVTPGKTIGSAPSDAIQLFNGTDLSQWEDVNKPGQPANWIVSKGILTVNKQEGNIQTKEKFGNYQLHLEWKIPKDIDGTGQARGNSGVFLASTGDGDNGYELQILDSYDNKTYTNGQAGSIYKQAIPIVNPALPVGEWQFYDIIWHAPTFNTDGTVDKKANVTVLFNGVLVQDHYELTGETRYIGKPYYKSHGKSAIKLQAHGDKSKPLSYRNIWVRNIP from the coding sequence ATGAATTTAAAATACGTAGGATTAAGCAGTTTATTCATGTTGGGAATTTCCACTAATATTTTTGCACAAAAGCCAGAAGATACAGAGGTTTATTCGCCCGTTCCGGCAAAAGTTACGCCCGGAAAAACAATTGGAAGTGCACCCTCTGACGCCATTCAATTATTTAATGGAACGGATCTGAGTCAATGGGAAGATGTCAATAAACCTGGACAACCCGCAAATTGGATTGTATCCAAAGGAATATTAACGGTCAACAAACAAGAAGGAAATATCCAAACGAAAGAAAAATTTGGCAATTATCAATTGCATTTGGAATGGAAAATTCCCAAAGATATTGATGGCACTGGTCAAGCTCGTGGTAACAGCGGGGTATTCCTTGCCTCGACAGGTGATGGTGACAATGGGTACGAATTACAAATTTTGGATTCTTACGATAATAAAACCTATACCAATGGACAGGCGGGCTCTATATACAAACAAGCCATTCCAATTGTCAATCCTGCGTTGCCCGTTGGAGAGTGGCAATTTTATGATATTATTTGGCATGCGCCTACTTTTAATACGGATGGAACCGTAGATAAAAAGGCAAATGTTACGGTTCTTTTTAATGGCGTTTTGGTACAAGATCACTACGAATTAACTGGTGAAACGCGTTATATTGGAAAACCTTATTACAAATCTCATGGAAAATCTGCTATCAAATTGCAAGCGCATGGTGATAAAAGCAAACCATTGAGTTATAGAAATATTTGGGTACGCAATATTCCTTAA
- a CDS encoding sugar phosphate isomerase/epimerase family protein: MTSRRHFIRNSGVLTAGAFLNKKSIFEKSKELIGVQLYSIKEDAAQDLKASLQYISSIGYTNVELFGYSDGKYFGHSIAEVAGWLKSFNLKSTSAHYSLADYLYKDNADDLSKVIETAKTLQHDYVTIPWIDESARKSLEDFQKFSERLNKAGEACKNAGLKLAYHNHNFEFQQYGFSQDSKGNTIGYDVMLSDTDPSLVDFEMDIYWVVYAGRDPLKYFQQYPNRFPMWHIKDMHVVPPRESCVVGQGIIDFKEIFKHKKEAGFKNFFVEQEAFSANVPPKLAIAESIKYIKSNLITNK, translated from the coding sequence ATGACTAGTAGACGTCATTTCATTAGAAACTCCGGCGTATTGACTGCGGGTGCATTTCTAAACAAGAAAAGTATTTTTGAAAAAAGTAAAGAATTGATCGGTGTGCAACTTTATTCCATTAAGGAAGATGCGGCACAAGATTTAAAAGCGAGTTTGCAATATATTTCTAGTATTGGCTATACCAATGTGGAATTGTTTGGATATAGTGATGGGAAATACTTTGGACACAGCATTGCAGAAGTGGCAGGCTGGCTCAAAAGTTTCAACTTAAAATCCACAAGTGCCCACTATAGTCTTGCAGATTATTTATATAAAGACAATGCTGATGACTTATCCAAAGTTATTGAGACGGCCAAAACATTGCAGCACGACTACGTTACCATTCCTTGGATTGATGAATCTGCCAGAAAATCCTTAGAAGATTTTCAAAAATTTTCCGAAAGATTAAATAAAGCCGGAGAAGCTTGTAAAAATGCAGGTTTAAAATTGGCGTATCACAATCATAATTTCGAATTTCAACAATACGGATTTTCTCAAGATAGTAAAGGCAATACGATTGGTTATGATGTAATGCTTTCGGATACCGATCCTAGTTTAGTTGATTTTGAAATGGATATTTATTGGGTAGTCTATGCCGGTCGCGACCCATTGAAATATTTCCAACAATATCCCAATAGATTTCCAATGTGGCATATCAAAGATATGCACGTCGTACCACCAAGAGAATCTTGTGTTGTTGGACAAGGAATTATTGATTTCAAAGAAATATTTAAACATAAAAAAGAAGCAGGATTTAAAAATTTCTTTGTAGAACAAGAAGCGTTTTCTGCAAACGTTCCACCCAAATTAGCTATTGCGGAAAGTATTAAATACATCAAATCCAATCTTATAACCAATAAATAA
- a CDS encoding N-acetylmuramoyl-L-alanine amidase, which yields MKLFNSILTLLSVSVLGCSPKLYTKENKTYKQEAATFADTIKNPPVLRKGADSILLTDHWLGTTNFNLRKPNMVIIHHTAQNSSEETFNTFRNPKTQTSAHYVISRNGDVQHMLNDYLRAWHAGISKWGNITDINSESIGIELDNNGTEVFSDPQINSLLKLLGYLKKTYNIPTANFIGHSDIAPGRKVDPSAFFPWKKLADNGYGFWYNDTTNVQVPIGFDPIEALRIIGYNVSDTTKAFDAFKLHFEHKGVPESTLNPDDIKIIYCLYKKYY from the coding sequence ATGAAATTATTTAATTCTATACTCACACTTCTTAGTGTTTCTGTTCTTGGCTGCTCTCCCAAATTATACACGAAAGAAAACAAGACTTACAAACAGGAAGCCGCTACTTTTGCTGATACCATTAAGAATCCACCCGTGTTAAGAAAAGGCGCGGATTCTATTTTGCTGACAGATCATTGGCTGGGAACGACCAATTTTAATTTGCGTAAGCCAAACATGGTAATTATCCATCATACAGCGCAAAATAGTAGCGAAGAAACATTTAATACATTCAGAAATCCCAAAACACAGACGAGTGCACATTATGTCATTAGTAGAAATGGCGATGTGCAACACATGCTCAACGATTATTTACGTGCATGGCATGCGGGCATTTCTAAATGGGGAAATATTACAGATATTAATTCCGAATCCATCGGAATAGAATTAGATAATAACGGCACGGAAGTATTCAGCGATCCACAGATTAATAGTTTGTTGAAATTATTGGGTTATTTGAAAAAAACATACAATATCCCAACGGCCAATTTCATTGGACACTCAGATATTGCGCCAGGCCGTAAAGTAGATCCAAGTGCATTTTTCCCTTGGAAAAAATTGGCAGACAATGGTTATGGATTTTGGTATAATGACACGACGAATGTACAAGTTCCTATAGGATTTGACCCGATAGAAGCACTTCGGATAATTGGCTATAACGTATCTGACACAACGAAAGCATTCGATGCATTCAAGTTACATTTTGAGCATAAAGGTGTTCCAGAATCGACTTTGAACCCTGACGACATCAAGATTATTTATTGTTTATATAAAAAGTACTATTAA
- a CDS encoding PorP/SprF family type IX secretion system membrane protein, whose amino-acid sequence MKVRHLLFILFSFLILQTSKAQDPHFSQYFASPFTVNPAFTGKFDGDYRIMGNFRNQWSQIDNGYQTYSAAIDMPILQNQMNDRDVLGIGFMGYSDKSANGAVSSNYFSFSTAFNKGLDDKGYQQLGLGLQGTYSNMMVNTSKLHFLDQLTPLGWTNLTSENFNNSTLKNHYLDLNAGLLYTYSTDESNNYYVGASMYHINKPKQNFTIGDFQINPRYTFNAGAYFPVGEELTLHVSGLHSIQSGTKETLLGGALQFHLNDEYNSVAPTNFFAGGWVRFGDAIIPYVGLEFLNTKLGLTYDINSSGSKTVTQSRNGVELSLQYIIKSNKTVNRHTPPQY is encoded by the coding sequence ATGAAAGTGAGGCATCTTTTATTCATTCTATTTTCGTTTTTAATTTTACAAACTAGTAAAGCACAAGATCCTCATTTCTCGCAATATTTTGCATCTCCATTTACAGTCAATCCAGCTTTTACAGGAAAGTTTGATGGTGATTACCGTATTATGGGAAATTTTAGAAATCAATGGTCACAGATTGATAACGGTTACCAAACTTATTCGGCGGCAATCGATATGCCTATTTTACAAAATCAAATGAATGATCGAGATGTTTTGGGTATTGGATTCATGGGTTACAGTGACAAAAGTGCTAATGGTGCTGTCAGTTCTAATTATTTTTCCTTTTCCACTGCTTTCAATAAAGGTTTGGATGACAAAGGTTATCAGCAATTAGGATTGGGATTACAAGGAACTTATTCCAATATGATGGTCAACACTTCCAAATTGCACTTTCTTGATCAATTAACACCTTTGGGATGGACAAATCTGACAAGCGAAAATTTTAATAATTCTACTTTAAAAAATCACTATTTAGATCTGAATGCAGGGTTATTATATACATATAGCACGGACGAAAGCAATAATTATTATGTAGGTGCAAGTATGTATCACATCAATAAGCCCAAACAAAATTTTACAATTGGGGATTTTCAGATCAATCCTAGATACACTTTTAATGCCGGAGCCTATTTCCCTGTCGGAGAAGAACTCACATTGCACGTCAGTGGTTTGCATAGTATCCAAAGTGGAACCAAAGAAACTTTATTAGGTGGCGCATTGCAATTTCATTTGAATGATGAATACAATTCTGTCGCTCCTACAAATTTCTTTGCAGGTGGTTGGGTGAGATTTGGAGATGCAATTATTCCTTATGTAGGTTTGGAATTTTTGAATACAAAGCTTGGTCTGACCTACGACATCAATAGCTCTGGCTCTAAAACGGTAACCCAAAGTAGAAATGGTGTGGAATTGTCTTTACAATATATCATTAAAAGCAATAAAACCGTCAATCGACATACACCTCCACAGTACTAG
- a CDS encoding dipeptide epimerase codes for MRVLYKKIDTPFEYPFTISGGRTKSSQPAMIVGLNLGNFIGWGEAPAITYYNVTVESMIEELECKKDVIEKFALIDPERFWHFLHHLFPDNPFLVCALDIAGWDLFGKLDKQPIYKIWDLEWKNTPLTDYTIGIDTPEKMLEKLKQHPWPIYKIKLGTEDDIAILKEIRNVTSSPIRIDANAGWTLEKALNILPELEKLDVELIEQPLAKDNWADMKILKEKSNIPLIADESCVSEHDVLKCAPFFHGINIKLTKCSGMTPAKRMVQEARSLSLKVMMGSMNETNIGSAAIAQFLPILDYVDMDGPILLKEDDMEGLNIENGIISLSGGYGLGIRKKK; via the coding sequence GTGAGAGTTTTATATAAAAAAATTGACACACCATTTGAATATCCATTTACTATTTCTGGTGGACGTACTAAATCATCACAACCAGCAATGATTGTAGGGCTTAATTTAGGTAATTTTATCGGTTGGGGGGAAGCTCCGGCGATTACTTATTATAATGTTACAGTCGAGTCAATGATCGAGGAATTAGAATGCAAAAAAGACGTCATCGAAAAATTTGCATTAATAGATCCCGAAAGATTTTGGCACTTTTTACATCATTTATTTCCAGATAATCCTTTTTTAGTTTGTGCTTTGGATATCGCAGGTTGGGATTTATTTGGCAAATTAGATAAGCAACCCATCTATAAAATTTGGGATTTGGAATGGAAAAATACCCCATTAACCGATTATACAATAGGAATAGATACTCCGGAAAAAATGTTGGAAAAACTAAAACAACATCCTTGGCCCATCTATAAAATCAAACTAGGAACAGAGGATGATATTGCTATTCTGAAAGAAATAAGGAACGTCACTTCTAGCCCAATAAGGATCGATGCCAATGCTGGCTGGACCTTGGAAAAAGCATTGAATATTTTACCAGAATTAGAAAAATTGGATGTGGAACTTATAGAACAACCTTTAGCAAAGGATAATTGGGCAGATATGAAAATATTAAAAGAAAAATCGAATATTCCGCTAATTGCTGATGAAAGTTGTGTATCTGAACATGATGTATTAAAATGCGCTCCTTTTTTTCACGGTATCAATATCAAATTAACTAAATGTAGCGGTATGACACCTGCTAAAAGAATGGTTCAAGAGGCTAGATCATTAAGTTTAAAAGTAATGATGGGAAGTATGAATGAGACTAATATTGGTTCTGCTGCTATCGCTCAATTTCTTCCTATATTAGATTATGTAGATATGGATGGACCGATATTGTTGAAGGAGGATGATATGGAAGGGTTAAATATAGAAAATGGAATAATATCCTTATCTGGAGGTTATGGATTAGGTATTAGAAAAAAGAAATAA
- a CDS encoding family 43 glycosylhydrolase: MKHNKAIAFILFVLFTFIKKDNFAQNKDNTSAYLFVYFTGNAVTDESIHFGLSWDGYHYRALNKNEPILQSNLISETGGVRDPHILRSQDGRTFYMVVTDMTSNKGWNSNRGLTLLKSEDLIHWTSSVINIQKRFKNQDSLLRVWAPQTIYDPYAKKYMVYFSMKHGIGPDIIYYIYANNSFTDFEGEPKQLFYSPTNKSCIDGDIIYAKGLYHLFFKTEDETIKGLKIATSKFPNKDYVLDDKYVQQTDKPVEGAGVFPLNNNKGFILMYDMYSSGKYQFTYTKDLKNFKVVDQDVTMDFHPRHGTILPITKSEADRLIKKWGDSSFYYSSRNPVLKGFYADPDIIYSHQTDSFYLYPTSDGFKNWSGVYFQTFASKDLRHWKDDGKILELGKDVSWANRNAWAPTIAEKKIGNKYKYYFYYTAAQKIGVAESDHPNGPFKDLGKPLISEFPDGIHNGQIIDPAVFHDPISGKYFIYYGNGWMACAELNDDMTSIKENSTKIITPDKSFREGSYVIYRKEKYYFFWSVDDTRSPDYQVRYGYSNSPYGPITIPENNTILSKDTTIGILGTGHNSIIQIPGKDEWYIVYHRFKFPDGQKMGDEAGYNREVCIDALYFDKDGKILRVPPTTKGIDPVKL, translated from the coding sequence ATGAAACATAACAAAGCGATTGCATTTATTTTATTTGTACTTTTTACTTTTATAAAAAAAGACAATTTTGCTCAAAATAAAGATAATACAAGTGCTTATTTATTTGTCTATTTTACAGGTAATGCTGTTACTGATGAGAGCATACATTTTGGTTTAAGCTGGGATGGTTACCATTATAGAGCGTTAAATAAAAATGAGCCTATACTACAATCAAATTTAATAAGTGAAACTGGTGGCGTCAGAGACCCTCATATACTTCGAAGTCAAGATGGACGTACGTTTTATATGGTGGTTACGGATATGACCTCTAATAAAGGTTGGAATTCCAATAGAGGTTTGACGCTATTAAAATCAGAAGATTTGATTCATTGGACAAGTTCCGTTATTAACATTCAAAAAAGATTTAAAAATCAAGATAGCCTTTTGCGTGTATGGGCACCGCAAACGATTTATGATCCATACGCCAAAAAATACATGGTCTATTTTTCCATGAAACATGGTATTGGACCAGATATTATCTACTATATTTATGCTAATAATTCATTCACCGATTTTGAAGGCGAGCCCAAACAATTGTTTTATAGTCCAACAAATAAATCTTGTATTGATGGGGATATTATATATGCGAAAGGATTATATCATTTATTCTTTAAAACAGAAGATGAAACTATCAAAGGTTTAAAAATTGCCACTTCGAAATTTCCAAATAAGGACTATGTGTTAGATGACAAATATGTACAGCAAACCGACAAACCCGTAGAAGGTGCTGGTGTATTTCCTCTAAATAATAACAAAGGCTTCATACTTATGTATGATATGTATTCCTCAGGAAAATATCAATTTACCTACACTAAGGATCTAAAAAATTTCAAGGTTGTTGATCAAGACGTTACTATGGATTTTCATCCTAGACATGGAACGATCCTACCCATTACAAAAAGTGAAGCAGATCGTTTAATTAAAAAATGGGGAGATAGTAGTTTTTATTATTCTTCAAGAAATCCTGTACTAAAAGGTTTTTATGCGGATCCTGACATTATTTATTCTCATCAAACGGATAGCTTTTACTTATACCCAACAAGTGATGGGTTTAAAAATTGGAGTGGAGTTTATTTCCAGACTTTTGCCTCTAAAGATCTCCGCCATTGGAAGGACGATGGTAAAATACTAGAATTGGGCAAAGATGTCTCTTGGGCCAATAGAAATGCCTGGGCGCCAACAATCGCAGAGAAAAAAATAGGAAATAAATATAAATATTATTTTTATTACACAGCAGCACAAAAAATTGGAGTAGCAGAAAGTGATCATCCCAATGGTCCATTTAAAGACTTAGGCAAGCCATTAATCTCCGAATTTCCAGACGGTATTCATAATGGACAGATTATCGACCCTGCAGTATTCCATGATCCTATTTCAGGTAAATATTTTATCTACTATGGAAATGGTTGGATGGCATGTGCTGAACTCAATGATGACATGACTTCTATTAAAGAAAACTCTACCAAAATCATCACTCCAGATAAGTCATTTCGCGAAGGCTCTTATGTAATTTATAGAAAAGAAAAATATTATTTTTTCTGGTCAGTAGATGATACAAGAAGTCCAGATTATCAAGTGCGATATGGATATTCCAATTCTCCATACGGACCGATTACTATTCCGGAAAACAATACGATTTTATCTAAGGATACAACCATCGGAATACTAGGAACTGGACACAATTCTATTATTCAAATTCCTGGTAAAGATGAGTGGTACATTGTATATCATAGGTTCAAATTTCCTGACGGACAAAAAATGGGAGACGAGGCTGGTTATAATAGAGAAGTTTGCATTGATGCATTATATTTTGACAAGGACGGAAAAATTCTACGAGTACCACCAACTACCAAAGGTATAGATCCTGTTAAGTTATAA
- a CDS encoding UDP-glucose--hexose-1-phosphate uridylyltransferase, with translation MEFNYKEHPHNRFNLLTGEWVLVSPHRTKRPWNGKVEDISHNNRPPHDPNCYLCAGNTRADGSVNPDYKNSFVFVNDYSALLPDTPDGEYSVGGLLKATSQKGICKVISFSPRHDLTLAQMEEADIKAVVDVWQSEFNEISKNKDIKYIQIFENKGEIMGCSNPHPHGQIWSLNSIPVELHKETIQQENYFKEHGKSLLSDYIQLELEQKERILFENDDFVCLIPFWAVWPYETMIVSKRQIKNISDFSESEKVNLANIIKKLTSTYDKLFNVSFPYSAGMHQMPVNSEDYKGWHWHMHFYPPLLRSATIKKFMVGYELLANPQRDITAEAAATTLKNL, from the coding sequence ATGGAATTTAATTACAAAGAGCATCCACACAATAGATTTAATCTATTGACTGGAGAATGGGTTTTAGTATCTCCCCATAGAACAAAAAGACCTTGGAACGGAAAAGTAGAAGATATTTCTCACAATAATAGACCTCCTCATGATCCCAATTGCTATCTCTGCGCTGGCAATACTAGGGCTGACGGATCTGTTAATCCAGACTATAAAAATTCTTTTGTATTTGTAAATGATTACTCTGCCTTGCTGCCAGATACACCAGATGGAGAATATAGTGTAGGTGGACTTTTAAAAGCGACTAGTCAAAAAGGAATATGCAAAGTTATCAGCTTTTCGCCTAGACATGACTTGACTTTGGCACAAATGGAAGAGGCCGATATTAAAGCCGTTGTAGATGTATGGCAAAGTGAATTCAACGAAATATCAAAAAATAAGGATATAAAATATATTCAAATATTTGAAAATAAAGGTGAAATCATGGGTTGTAGTAATCCGCATCCGCATGGTCAAATTTGGTCTTTAAATTCTATTCCAGTTGAATTACATAAAGAAACCATCCAACAAGAAAACTATTTTAAAGAACATGGCAAGAGTTTATTGTCCGACTATATTCAATTAGAATTAGAACAAAAAGAAAGAATTCTTTTCGAAAATGACGATTTCGTTTGTTTGATTCCATTCTGGGCAGTTTGGCCTTATGAAACAATGATTGTAAGTAAACGTCAAATCAAAAACATCAGCGATTTTAGTGAATCCGAAAAAGTTAATTTAGCCAATATCATTAAAAAGTTGACGAGTACCTACGACAAATTATTTAATGTTTCATTCCCATATAGTGCGGGCATGCATCAGATGCCTGTAAACAGTGAAGATTATAAAGGATGGCATTGGCATATGCACTTCTACCCTCCTCTATTGAGAAGTGCGACCATCAAAAAATTTATGGTCGGTTATGAATTATTAGCAAATCCCCAAAGAGACATTACAGCAGAAGCGGCAGCTACCACTCTTAAAAATTTATAA
- a CDS encoding galactokinase, whose amino-acid sequence MEIAEKIPSNLQSYIKENSIISASPGRINLIGEHTDYNNGFVLPAAIDKYAYIVLTPREDNKIILNSLDFNDSYSTDTDTLKKCDTTLWPNYLLGVAKEFKDRYITLKGFEATLTGRVPAGSGLSSSAAIECAMAFALNDYLQANIERIELTKMSQSAENNFVGMNCGIMDQFASMFGENDSLIQLDCRDLSYKYIPFKLDHYSVLLLDTNVKHSLASSEYNTRRKECEEGVAKIKTNYPEVESLRDATMEMLNNSIEDNTSAVYRRCKYVIGEIQRLQDACEDLMHDNLKAFGEKMFITHEGLSKDYEVSCEELDYFVEFVKNNPDVLGARMMGGGFGGCTINIVENKAIQSLVDSLTKAYHEKYGKELKYYIANISQGAHIIAD is encoded by the coding sequence ATGGAAATTGCAGAAAAAATTCCAAGTAATTTACAATCATACATTAAGGAGAATAGCATTATCTCCGCATCACCAGGTAGAATCAATTTGATAGGTGAGCATACAGACTATAATAATGGTTTCGTATTACCTGCTGCTATTGATAAATATGCTTATATCGTACTTACACCTAGAGAGGACAACAAAATCATTTTAAATAGTTTAGATTTTAATGATAGTTATAGTACAGATACAGACACATTAAAAAAATGTGATACGACACTTTGGCCCAACTATCTTTTAGGCGTAGCAAAAGAATTTAAAGATAGATATATTACATTAAAAGGATTTGAGGCTACACTCACAGGCAGAGTCCCTGCTGGATCTGGCTTATCCTCTTCTGCTGCGATAGAGTGTGCAATGGCATTTGCATTAAATGATTATTTGCAAGCAAATATTGAGCGTATAGAATTGACAAAAATGTCCCAAAGTGCCGAAAATAATTTTGTAGGAATGAATTGTGGCATCATGGATCAGTTCGCTTCGATGTTTGGAGAAAATGATTCATTGATCCAATTGGACTGTAGAGATCTTTCTTATAAATACATTCCATTCAAGCTAGATCATTATTCAGTTTTACTTTTAGATACAAATGTAAAACATTCACTTGCATCTTCTGAATACAATACGCGAAGAAAGGAATGTGAAGAAGGTGTAGCTAAAATAAAAACAAATTATCCAGAAGTAGAATCGCTAAGAGATGCTACTATGGAAATGTTGAATAATAGTATTGAAGATAACACTTCCGCAGTGTATAGAAGGTGTAAATATGTAATTGGCGAGATTCAAAGATTACAAGATGCTTGTGAAGATTTGATGCACGATAATTTAAAAGCATTTGGCGAAAAAATGTTCATCACACATGAGGGCTTGAGTAAAGACTATGAAGTCAGTTGTGAAGAACTAGACTACTTTGTAGAATTCGTTAAAAATAACCCCGACGTACTTGGCGCTCGTATGATGGGTGGTGGTTTTGGCGGCTGTACAATTAATATAGTTGAAAATAAAGCGATCCAATCACTAGTTGATTCTTTGACGAAAGCCTATCATGAAAAATACGGTAAAGAATTGAAATACTATATAGCCAATATCAGCCAAGGTGCTCATATTATCGCTGATTAG